The genomic interval tagaagcacggtggctaggaaaaactccctggaatggccagaacctaggaagaaacctagtaaggaaccaggctctgaggggtggccagtcctcttctggctgtgccgggtggagattataacagaacatggccaagatgttcaaatgttcatagatgaccagcagggtcagataataataatcacagtagttgtcgagggtgcaacaggtcagcacctcaggagtaaatgtcagttggcttttcattgccgatcattcagagtatctctaccgctcctgctgtctctagagagttgaaaacagcagctcTGGGACAggcagcacgtccggtgaacaggtcagggttccatagccgcaggcagaacatttgaaactggagcagcagcacggccaggtggactggggacagcaaggagtcatcaggccaggtagtcctgaggcatggtcctagggctcaggtactccgaaagaaagaaagaaagagagaaagagagaattagagagagcatacttaaattcacacaggacactggataagacaggagaaatactccagatataacagactgaccctagccccccgacacataaactactgcagcataaatactggaggctgagacaggaggggtcaggagacactgtggccccatccgacgatacccccggacagggccaaacaggcaggatataaccccacccactttgctaaagcacagcccccacaccactagagggatatcttcaaccaccaacttaccatcctgagacaaggccgagtatagcccacaaagatctccgccacggcacaacccaagggggggcgctaacccagacaggaagaccacgtcagtgactcaacccactcaagtgacacacccctcctagggacgggatgaaagagcaccagtaagccagtgactcagtccccataatagggttagaggcagagaatcccagtggagagaggggaaccggccaggcagagacagcaagggcggttcgttgctccagagcctttccgttcaccttcacacccctgggccagactacactcaatcatatgacctactgaagagataagtcttcagtaaagacttaaaggttgagaccgagtctgcgtctctcacatgggtagacagaccattccataaaaatggagctctataggagaaagccctgcctccagctgtttgcttagaaattctcgggacaattaggaggcctgcgtcttgtgaccgtagcgtacgtgtaggtatgtacggcaggaccaaatcagaaggATAGGTAGGAACAAGCCCATGTCAtgatttgtaggttagcagtaaaaccttgaaatcagcccttgccttaatatataacacacaacacaacacaacaccacacacacacacacacacacacacacacacacacacacacacacacacacacacacacacacacacacacacacacacacacacacacacacacacacacacacacacacacacacacacacacacacagtaatgtttGCTGACCTCTATCTGTTAAACATCAAAGTGGTTTAATGAGTGGACACACTGTTAAAGGACatcaatgttgtgtgtgtgtgtgtgtgtgtgtgtgtgtgtgtgtgtgtgtgtgtgtgtgtgtgtgtgtgtgtgtgtgtgtgtgtgtgtgtgtgtgtgtgtgtgtgtgtgtgtgtgtgtgtgtgtgtgtgtgtgtggctaggaATTGAGGACCATTGAACAGTTGACAGCCCCTTTGGGGAAGATCGCTCCAGGACTGTTAGTGCTCTGCTCTGACCTGGCAGTTGGCCGATGTAACTGCCAGAATAAAGGAAACATCAACATATTAAGAGTCTTAACAGGACGTTGGACCaccagccagaacagcttcaatgctccTGGGCATAGATTCTActggtgtctggaactctattggagggatttaacaccattcttccacgagaaattccatcattagatatgttatagtatgttggATGTATGTAGTAATGTTAGTACTATATATATGTTATAGTATGCTGGATGTATACCTGTATGTAGTAATATTAgtactatatatatatgttatagtatgttggATGTATGTAGTAATGTTAGTATTATATatatgttatagtatgttggATGTATGTAGTAATGTTAGTACTATATatatgttatagtatgttggATGTATACCTGTATGTAATAATATTAgtactatatatatatgttatagtATGCTGGATGTATACCTATATGTAGTAATGTTAGTACTATAGATCTGTTCTCTGTGTAGGGACGTTCAGAGGAGTGTGTAAAGAAATTGATTATTTCCTCGAGGATGCAGACTATGAGCAGGACGCTGCGGAATACCTACtgagtgagtacacacacacacacacacacacacacacacacacacacacacacacacacacacacacacacacacacacacacacacacacttatacatcACATACTGAATTTTTAGTGTAATTTTGACttttctttctgtgtgtgtgtgtgtgtgtgtgtgtgtgtgtgtgtgtgtgtgtgtgtgtgtgtgtgtgtgtgtgtgtgtgtgtgtgtgtgtgtgtgtgtgtgtgtgtgtgtgtgtgtgtgtgtgtgtgtgtgtgtgtgttgaaggagCAGTGAGAGCCTCCAGTATATTCCCCATAATGAGCGTAGGTCTGTTGTTTCTGGGAggagtgtgtgtggcaggcagcGAGTTCTACAAGACACAACACAACGTCATGCTTAGTGCCGGGATACTGTTCGTCTCCGCaggtcagctctctctctctctctctctctctctctctctctctctctctctctgtctctgtctctgtctctgtctctgtctctctctctctctctctcgtctacaTCTCAGctaactctctctatctctctctctctctcgtctacatctcagctaactctctctctctctctctcatctacatttcagctaactctctctctctcatctacatctcagctaactctctctctctctctctctctctctctctctctctctctctctctctctctctctctctctctctctcgtctacatctcagctaactctctctcctctctccctctccaggccTCAGTAACATCATCGGCATCATCGTCTACATCTCGGCTAACTCTGGTGACCCTGGCCAGAGCGACAGTAAGAAGAGTTACTCGTACGGCTGGTCCTTCTACTTCGGGGCGTTGTCCTTCATCTTGGCTGAGATGGTGGGCGTCCTGACAGTCCACGTCTTCATAGAGCGCCACCGCCAGCTCCGTACCCGCGGCCGCCGCTCCCTCACCAAACCCGCTCTGTTCCGCTCCGCGTCCTACTACAGCCGCTACAACCGCTACAGACGCCGCTCCAGTTACCGCGGCAACGCGGACTCTCGTCACTCCATATCGTCGGCGGGGCAGCTGCGACCTCGTGACCCCTCGCCGTTGCCGGCGGCCCTGTCCGTGTCAAAGGTTGTCGCCGCGGTGCCAGCGGGGTCGGAGTTCACCCTGTTCACGTTGGCCCCACACAAACTAACCCCGCCCAACAACAAGATGGCAGCCGCCGCAGGAGGGGTGGATGTCGCGAAGAGCGTTTTCCTGTCACCACTGACAAGCAAGCCCAACAACAAGGACATGTTGCCTAGCAATGCTGCCAACAGGAGGACAACACCtgtctgagagagggagggagagagagagagacaggggggggagggagggtaagggaaggatggagagagagaaaaaggagaaggACAAATGTTGACAGGATGGAACACTGCCTCTGTCTGATGACCGTAGAACAGACAGGATGGAACACTACCTCTGTCTGGTGACTATAGAACAGACAGGATGGAACACTACCTCTGTCTGATGACTATAGAACAGACAGGATGGAACACTACCTCTGTCTGATGACTATAGAACAGACAGGATGGAACACTACCTCTGTCTGATGACTATAGAACAGACAGGATGGAACACTACCTCTGTCTGGTGACTATAGAACAGACAGGATGGAACACTACCTCTGTCTGATGACTATAGAACAGACAGGATGGAACACTACCTCTGTCTGATGACTATAGAACAGACAGGATGGAACACTACCTCTGTCTGGTGACTATAGAACAGACAGGATGGAACACTACCTCTGTCTGGTGACTATAGAACAGACAGGATGGAACACTACCTCTGTCTGATGACTATAGAACAGACAGGATGGAACACTACCTCTGTCTGATGACTATAGAACAGACAGGATGGAACACTACCTCTGTCTGATGACTATAGAACAGACAGGATGGAACACTACCTCTGTCTGATGACTATAGAACAGACAGGATGGAACACTACCTCTGTCTGGTGACTATAGAACAGACAGGATGGAACACTACCTCTGTCTGGTGACTATAGAACAGACAGGATGGAACACTACCTCTGTCTGATGACTATAGAACAGACAGGATGGAACACTACCTCTGTCTGATGACTATAGAACAGACAGGATGGAACACTACCTCTGTCTGATGACTATAGAACAGACAGGATGGAACACTACCTCTGTCTGATGACCATAGAACAGACAGGATGGAACACTACCTCTGTCTGATGACTATAGAACAGACAGGATGGAACACTACCTCTGTCTGATGACCATAGAACAGACAGGATGGAACACTACCTCTGTAGAATtgatctgtctgtctttctctgtctgttcaGTTTGTTTCCTGGAAGCTTAAATGACCCCTGACCGCTGTCGAGAGCCAATGACAGACACAGATCCAGTGTAGCTGTCCGACCTGACATCCAATGAGAATGCTCCCTTTTTGTTTTCTGTTACCAAAGCCCTTTAAAGATGTTGTGTATTCTGCTGACTAACCTCTAGTAACTCTTAGTGGGCCCTCACACTGTTTATAATAAATACACTGATTAACCTCTAGTAACTCTTAGTGGACCCTCACACTGTTTATAATAAATACACTGACTAACCTCTAGTAACTCTTAGTGGGCCCTCACACTGTTTATAATAAATACACTGACTAACCTCTAGTAACTCTTAGTGGACCCTCACACTGTTTATAATAAATACACTGATTAACCTCTAGTAACTCTTAGTGGACCCTCACACTGTTTATAATAAATACACTGACTAACCTCTAGTAACTCTTAGTGGACCCTCACACTGTTTATAATAAATACACTGACTAACCTCTAGTAACTCTTAGTCTGCCCTCACACTGTTTATAATAAATACACTGACTAACCTCTAGTAACTCTTAGTGGACCCTCACACTGTTTATAATAAATACACTGATTAACCTCTAGTAACTCTTAGTGGACCCTCACACTGTTTATAATAAATACACTGACTAACCTCTAGTAACTCTTAGTCTGCCCTCACACTGTTTATAATAAATACACTGACTAACCTCTAGTAACTCTTAGTGGACCCTCACACTGTTTACAATAAAtacaccggggggggggggggggggggcgtgcgtGTGTCTCTCCTAGGACTCTGTGGAAAACACCTGAATATGTGGCATCTCAGGTGTAGAGTGCTTTGAACCACAAAATACAACGTACAGTTTACTGTCAACAAAATAACGCAACCCATCactcaccgcacacacacacacacacacacacacacacacacacacacacacacacacacacacacacacacacacacacacacacacacacacacacacacacacacacacagactattgAGATAACAAAGTATAGTGATTCTCCTGCTAGGGCTCAGTATTGGTTCTGTATAAAAGCCTCTTTCGGTCACTTTTCTCTCCTGAGGTGTAATGCAATTACAAGTATTCAATTCTATTTCTTACAGTTATTTTATCGCTTTAGAACTATTTATATAACAGAAGTATGTGCtacagacattaaaactatgacacaacacatatggaatcatgtagtaaccaaaaaaagtgttaaacaagtcaaagtatattttatatttgagattctttaaagtagtcacattttgccttgatgacagctttgaacactcttggaattctctcaaccagcttcacctggaatgcttttccaacagtcttgaaggagttcccacatatgctgagcacttgttggctgcttttccttcactctgaggtccaactcatcccaaaccatctcaattgggttgaggtcgggtgattgtggaggccaggtcatctgatgcggcactccatcactctccttcttggtcaaatagcccttacatggcctggaggtgtgttgggtctttGCCCTGTTGAGAAacaagtgcaaaccagatgggatggcgtatcgctgcagaatgctgtggtagccttgatggtgccttgaattctaagtaaaatcactgacagtgtcaccagcaaaccatcacacctcctcctccatgcttcacggtgggaaccacacatgcggagatcctccgttcacctactctgcatctcacaaagacacggtggttggaatcaAAATTCTCCAATtcggaccaaaggacagatttccaccggtctaatgtccattgctcgtatttcttggcccaagcaagtctcttcttcttattggtgtcctttagtagtggtttctttgcaggaattcgaccatgaaggcctgattcacggtctcctctgaacagttgatgttgagatgtgtctattacttgaactctgtgaagcatttatttgggctgcaatttctgaggctggtaactctaatgaactaatcctctgcagcagaggtaactctgggtcttcctttcctgtggcagtcctcatgagagccagcttcattacagtgcttgatggtttttgcgactgcacttgaagaaactttcaaagttcttgacattttccagattgactgaccttcatgtcttaaagtaatgatggactgtcgtttctctttgcttatttgagctgttcttgccataatatggacttggtattttaccaaatagggctatcttctgcataCCAACCCTATctagtcacaacacaactgattggttcaaatgcattaagaaggaaagaaattccacaaattaacttttaacatttCAGGTGagtacttcatgaagctggttgagagaattccaagaatgtgcaaagctgtcatcaaggcaaagggtggctactttgaagaatctcaaatataaaatatattttgatttgtttaatacgttttgggttactacatgattccatatgtgttatttcatagttttgatgtcctcactattattctacaatgtagtggTTTATCGTGTCTTTTAAACTAGGTGGtttaagccctgaatgctgattggctgacagccatggtatatcagacccgataccacgggtatgacagaacatttatttttactgctctaattatgttgataaccagtttataataggggtttgtgttatatggccaatataccacggctaagggttgtatccaggcactccgcgttgtgtcgtccctaaagaacagcccttagccgcgtCATATGGCCGTATACCggacctcctcaggccttattgcttcatTCTACAGCTCACTAGAGGGCGCTAGCTGCAGCCAAAGCTGCACACGTCACCAAACGTCTAAACCGAAGTTTTCGCTTTGTGGTGTTTATTGTAACTGTTAATAACTGTACTGGTCAAGTgtcaacatttttttattttttataaattggaCATCAATTGTGGATACGGAAGAAAAGTTTCTGGGCCTGAAAGAATTCACAACGGAAGACCTTCAAGTGGTTTGTTGCTATGGAAGAACTACCCCGCCTTCCCGTGCTCCTGAGCCTGTGGAGATCAGTTTTGACTTTATGATTTTAACAGAAGTAGAGGGAGTTGTATTTATTTGTATGTAtcatattttgttgttgtttttgctagttagtatgagtattttCATCCAAAacgttttttaaaatatatatttgactaCCTCGCACAGTAGGTTGCACCTTATAGATCGGACCTCATAGATGAAAAAAAAATCGTTTCCGTTTTCTTGTCAGGCCAGTTTCCGGGCCCGCCATGATGTTCAGAAGACAACGAGGAGCAACGGAAAGACCGTCGAAATGGATGTTATGGATTTAAACAACGAAAATTATAGTTTGGAAGGAGATAATTACCGTCGTTTTGGATAAGA from Salvelinus alpinus chromosome 2, SLU_Salpinus.1, whole genome shotgun sequence carries:
- the LOC139551642 gene encoding voltage-dependent calcium channel gamma-2 subunit-like; its protein translation is MSVGLLFLGGVCVAGSEFYKTQHNVMLSAGILFVSAGLSNIIGIIVYISANSGDPGQSDSKKSYSYGWSFYFGALSFILAEMVGVLTVHVFIERHRQLRTRGRRSLTKPALFRSASYYSRYNRYRRRSSYRGNADSRHSISSAGQLRPRDPSPLPAALSVSKVVAAVPAGSEFTLFTLAPHKLTPPNNKMAAAAGGVDVAKSVFLSPLTSKPNNKDMLPSNAANRRTTPV